In Candidatus Nomurabacteria bacterium, a genomic segment contains:
- the dprA gene encoding DNA-protecting protein DprA, which translates to MPPHFSIEEKSYWIAWSHIGNVGPHTAQALRTHFGNLQKAWQAPDDALAQLGISPKALRYLLKRRREIDVEHCVRNLARFDIQALCIPEPDYPELLRQSPGAPYVLYVKGKLAMLPSIAIVGTRTMSRYGKIVTQDFSRRLASAGCSIVSGLALGVDACAHQAAYEANGHTVAVFGSGLDGIYPSANFHLAEQILAHGGAWISEFPPGTLVQARNFPQRNRIIAGLSLATIVIEAGEKSGALITARAALEANREVFAVPGQITSPQSLGTNRLIQEGATPLLQAAEILQNLQLKPLSSPANSPLPPVNLSSEEADILACFQSEALHLDQLIERSKMPSQRVLQLCAQLELKGCIRAVDGGQYLLQR; encoded by the coding sequence ATGCCACCTCATTTTTCAATTGAAGAAAAAAGCTACTGGATCGCCTGGTCGCACATAGGCAATGTCGGGCCCCACACTGCCCAGGCTTTACGTACCCATTTTGGCAATCTACAAAAGGCCTGGCAGGCCCCAGACGATGCGCTCGCCCAATTAGGTATCAGCCCTAAAGCACTTCGTTATCTCCTCAAACGCCGTCGAGAAATAGATGTTGAGCACTGCGTGAGAAACTTAGCAAGATTTGATATCCAAGCACTTTGTATACCTGAGCCAGATTATCCTGAGCTCCTACGACAAAGCCCCGGCGCACCCTATGTCTTGTATGTGAAAGGCAAATTGGCAATGTTACCGAGTATTGCCATCGTTGGCACGCGTACTATGTCACGCTATGGGAAAATAGTCACCCAGGACTTTAGTCGCCGATTGGCCAGCGCCGGATGCAGTATTGTGTCGGGTCTTGCCCTCGGGGTAGATGCCTGCGCCCATCAAGCCGCCTATGAGGCAAATGGACATACAGTAGCTGTTTTTGGATCAGGCCTTGATGGAATATATCCCAGCGCAAATTTTCATCTTGCTGAGCAAATCCTGGCGCATGGAGGAGCTTGGATTTCAGAATTTCCACCTGGCACCCTAGTACAGGCCAGGAACTTTCCTCAACGAAACCGTATTATCGCCGGCTTAAGCCTAGCAACTATTGTCATAGAGGCTGGCGAAAAATCAGGCGCACTTATCACAGCCCGAGCTGCCCTCGAAGCAAACCGGGAGGTGTTTGCTGTACCAGGGCAAATTACCAGCCCTCAATCACTCGGGACAAATAGACTTATTCAAGAAGGGGCGACGCCTCTTTTACAAGCTGCGGAAATTCTACAAAACCTCCAGTTGAAACCACTTTCCTCTCCAGCAAATTCGCCTCTCCCGCCTGTTAATCTGAGCTCAGAAGAGGCGGATATATTAGCCTGTTTCCAGAGTGAAGCACTGCATTTGGACCAGCTCATCGAGCGAAGTAAAATGCCTAGCCAGCGAGTATTACAGCTCTGTGCTCAGCTCGAATTAAAAGGCTGCATTAGAGCAGTTGATGGCGGTCAATACCTACTCCAGCGATGA
- the topA gene encoding type I DNA topoisomerase yields MAKQLIIVESPTKAKTIARFLGKDYTIRSSNGHVRDLPKSTLGVDVDDDFSPSYVIPTKSKKQVAELKKLAKEADVIYFATDEDREGEAISWHLAQLLKPTKAELKRITFHEITKEAIEAALQNPRTIDENLVDAQQARRVLDRLVGYELSPLLWKKIAYGLSAGRVQSVAVDLIVQRELERMRFVSGAYWDLQARLQKDQQNFDAKLTALDGQRIANGKDFSEQTGKLKEKSDAILIDAKRAKELQGDLQDAEWKVSDVQEKPQQAHPAPPFITSSLQQEANRKLGLSSRDTMRIAQRLYEEGLITYMRTDSPNLSQQGIAGAREAVEQGFGKEFLSAAPRQYKAKSRGAQEAHEAIRPAGAHFRSPDAAGLSGREKDLYALIWKRTLATQMAEAKKLIMTVKIQAKQAEFTATGTTILFPGFLKVYADGAKADILQDTLLPKLSVGDIASLEELTPEEHTTKPPARFNDATLVKTLEQNGVGRPSTYASIISTIIDRNYVRRIGNALAPTFTAFAVTQLLTKHFAHLVDTNFTSKMEEELDQIAEGKLSWKPYIKNFYSGEEHFHQQVEEQEDKIDPNKSRSFTLPHLPNVEIRVGRYGPYIVSESGNGDDDTHASIPEDLAPADLSEEQVQELLEVQKNGPKPMGQYPETGEPIYVLTGRFGPYLQVGEKTDENPKPRRASIPRGVNPNELSMEDALKYLSLPRTLGAHPESGKDVVANVGRFGPYIVHDGDFRSLTKDDDVYTVSLARALELLAQEKKGRRGAKELKKLGEHPKDKKPVTLLEGRYGPYLKHGRTNASLPKDIKVEELTLEKAVEILAEKKKKK; encoded by the coding sequence ATGGCCAAGCAACTTATCATTGTTGAGTCGCCGACCAAGGCAAAAACTATTGCCAGATTCCTCGGCAAAGATTACACCATCCGATCATCGAACGGACATGTTCGTGACTTACCGAAAAGCACTCTCGGTGTTGATGTCGATGATGATTTTTCTCCCAGCTACGTCATTCCAACCAAAAGCAAGAAGCAAGTTGCTGAACTGAAGAAACTAGCTAAAGAGGCTGATGTCATCTATTTCGCAACTGATGAAGATCGCGAAGGTGAAGCTATCTCTTGGCATTTGGCTCAGCTACTCAAGCCAACAAAAGCTGAACTTAAGCGCATTACATTCCACGAAATTACCAAAGAGGCAATTGAAGCAGCCCTACAAAACCCTCGCACAATTGATGAAAACTTAGTTGATGCCCAGCAAGCCCGTCGCGTTTTAGACCGACTGGTGGGCTATGAATTATCCCCTCTGCTTTGGAAAAAAATCGCCTACGGGCTGTCAGCCGGCCGAGTCCAATCCGTCGCGGTTGATTTAATTGTGCAACGTGAATTAGAGCGCATGCGTTTTGTTTCTGGTGCCTATTGGGATCTGCAAGCTCGGCTACAAAAAGACCAACAGAATTTCGATGCCAAACTGACCGCGCTTGATGGGCAACGCATCGCGAATGGTAAAGACTTCTCTGAACAAACAGGGAAGCTCAAAGAAAAAAGTGACGCCATCTTAATTGACGCGAAACGAGCCAAAGAGCTCCAGGGCGATCTACAAGATGCTGAATGGAAAGTAAGTGATGTACAAGAAAAACCTCAGCAAGCTCATCCAGCCCCTCCTTTTATTACATCGAGTCTGCAGCAAGAAGCCAACCGTAAGCTGGGTCTGTCTTCACGGGACACTATGCGAATCGCTCAGCGTCTCTATGAAGAGGGTTTAATCACCTACATGCGTACCGACTCTCCTAACCTCTCGCAGCAAGGTATTGCCGGTGCACGTGAGGCTGTTGAGCAAGGTTTTGGCAAAGAATTTCTCTCAGCCGCTCCACGTCAGTACAAGGCGAAAAGTCGCGGCGCCCAAGAAGCTCATGAAGCAATCCGGCCAGCCGGTGCACATTTCCGCTCACCTGATGCAGCAGGCTTAAGTGGTCGAGAAAAAGACCTCTACGCCCTGATCTGGAAACGCACCTTAGCCACCCAGATGGCTGAAGCTAAGAAGCTTATCATGACTGTGAAGATTCAAGCCAAGCAGGCTGAATTCACGGCAACAGGGACAACTATCCTCTTCCCTGGATTCTTAAAAGTATATGCCGACGGCGCAAAAGCAGATATTTTGCAGGACACCCTTTTGCCAAAGCTGAGCGTTGGCGATATTGCGAGCTTAGAAGAGTTAACACCTGAAGAGCATACTACCAAGCCACCGGCCCGTTTCAATGATGCGACCTTGGTAAAAACCTTAGAGCAAAATGGCGTCGGCCGCCCTTCCACCTATGCTTCTATCATCAGTACTATTATTGACCGTAACTACGTCAGAAGGATTGGCAACGCCCTAGCTCCTACCTTTACCGCTTTTGCTGTTACCCAACTCCTCACCAAGCATTTCGCCCACCTGGTCGATACCAACTTCACTTCCAAAATGGAAGAGGAACTCGATCAAATCGCCGAGGGGAAACTTTCCTGGAAGCCTTATATTAAAAATTTCTACTCAGGTGAGGAGCATTTTCATCAACAGGTTGAAGAACAAGAGGATAAGATTGATCCAAATAAATCTCGCAGTTTTACCCTGCCTCATCTCCCAAATGTAGAAATCCGCGTGGGACGTTATGGTCCCTATATTGTCAGTGAGAGTGGTAATGGCGATGATGATACTCATGCGTCTATCCCAGAAGATCTGGCTCCAGCTGACTTAAGCGAAGAGCAAGTTCAGGAATTACTTGAGGTGCAGAAGAATGGACCAAAGCCAATGGGGCAGTACCCGGAAACTGGTGAACCAATCTACGTGTTAACTGGCCGATTCGGTCCCTATCTCCAGGTCGGTGAAAAAACTGATGAAAATCCAAAGCCTCGTCGCGCCTCTATTCCGCGAGGAGTGAATCCGAACGAGTTAAGCATGGAAGACGCCCTAAAATATCTCAGCCTACCTCGGACGCTTGGCGCTCATCCTGAAAGTGGTAAGGATGTCGTTGCTAATGTAGGCCGATTTGGCCCCTATATTGTCCATGACGGCGATTTTCGCTCCCTGACTAAGGATGATGACGTTTATACGGTCAGCTTAGCTCGAGCGCTTGAATTACTGGCTCAGGAGAAAAAAGGACGACGAGGTGCCAAGGAGCTTAAAAAACTTGGAGAACATCCAAAAGATAAAAAGCCTGTCACTTTGCTCGAAGGTCGCTACGGCCCATACCTCAAGCATGGCCGGACAAATGCTTCATTGCCAAAAGACATAAAAGTAGAAGAGCTCACTCTGGAAAAAGCTGTCGAGATTCTCGCTGAAAAGAAAAAGAAGAAGTAG